From one Candidatus Marinarcus aquaticus genomic stretch:
- a CDS encoding YdcH family protein, translating into MLHEYRDVIAKLKVEDKYFEKMFEKHNALDEEIAQLEKNMADQFEIEKMKKEKLKLKDQVYSHIMTYKKENNL; encoded by the coding sequence ATGTTACACGAATACCGAGATGTCATTGCAAAATTGAAAGTTGAAGATAAATACTTCGAAAAAATGTTCGAAAAACATAATGCCTTGGATGAAGAGATTGCCCAATTAGAGAAAAATATGGCCGATCAATTTGAAATTGAAAAAATGAAAAAAGAGAAATTAAAACTCAAAGACCAAGTCTATTCTCACATCATGACTTATAAAAAAGAAAATAACTTATAA